The Plasmodium relictum strain SGS1 genome assembly, chromosome: 8 DNA window AGAATGCATTTGAATTTGTATGAAATTGCAAAAATAAGtacaagaaaaaatattgatgATGAATCTATACTTGAGCATTTAGTTAAAGATTCAATTATCcaagtaaaatatatatatatatatatatatatatatatttttaactcttatttctttttattttattatggtttattatattttttttatgcttattaatatttctattattcataaattctgaaataatttatccattttatattatttctatatcTTAAGGCATATCAAATGATGGACTATACTTCTTTAATGAGTACAAATAGATTAGGGCATATTTTAGATTTAGcagaaattaaaattaataaaaaaaagaaaaataataaaagtaaagcAATAGATAATATTGATgacaaaataaagaaatcAGAGGATCAAactgaaataaaaaaaaacggAAGGCCTGAAGCATTTccaaatataacaaaaagtGAATATGATGCattagataataaaaaaattaatttttctggTTCGGTAAGTTTTAAAGAGATAGAAGAAAATTTGTGCATAAAGAAAAACCcctttttaaaagataattataaacaaaaggatagtaaaataaatactgAAAACAATAGCATCAATAGTAGCATTAATAATTCTTTGGGTAATATCAATATGTGCGATATGAATGTATCCAACACCAGTAATTGTAAGgagaatttgaaaaaaaaagaagatttaGAAGAAGATATGAAAACGTTCAGTCGATTTTATTCATCGAAAAGTGAGATAGTTGAAAATAGTAATTATAGTGATGACAATAAAATTATGAGTAAGCAATTTCAGAATATACCGAATATTGAAATTAGTGAATATAATatactttataaaaataaaaaatcagtAAAAATGGTAAATCAAACAAATGATAGTAGTTCTCCAGTTACATCTTTTAGTAGTACAAGCGAGTATATTAATGCTACGACAAGCTCTACTTCAAATAGTTATGATTCATCTTTGAATAATGATTATAAATGTAATGATTCAAAGAAATATGATTCACATAATGAAGGATTAGATAATAATTTGAATTTATCTGataataaatcattatttCATAATGGACAAATaattaaatcaaaatttaaaaaaaaaaagaaaaagagggaaaaaaagaaaaaagaagagaaagaaaaagaaaaaaaagaagaggaAAAGGAAggagaaaaaagaaaagaaagagaagaaaaagatgaagaagatgaggatgaagatgaagatgatgatgaagaggaggaagaagaaaatgatgatgatgatgaaaCTTTTAAAAAACCTTCAGGGacaataaaaagaataagtgAGAATACGGGAACAGCCTATCGAAACATagaaatgaataaaataaattcgATTTGGGTGATTagagataaaaataataaaattataaatgtaaaatgggaaaataaaatttttgagAAGCTTTTTTTTGAAACCTTCGAAAattatgttaaaaaatatattaacgATTATCATCCAAATTGGAAGAATTATCCTTATAATGGTGACGAAATTACATCAATAAAACATTCTTACTTAAATAGTATAAAATAAGaatcattattttaaaataaaaaaaatatttttattttttttttttatattcctttttttttttatatctttttttttgaatgtAGATTAATggttaacatatatatatatatatatatatatagattgTACTGTATaataaattcataaaatatatatatatatatttttttttatctcatAATTCtgtcttatttttttttctttttttttttttttttacgttaaaaattttatttatatatttatttttgcttTTATTCATGAATTAAAAAGCAAAGAacatttaattattatttataattatatatatgcataatttgtttattttcatatattttttttttttttttatgttttcattttatCTCATTTTTAAgagataaattttttttttttattttttttaaataataaagttacacataaaattaaaattaaattaaaattacaaatttttaaaaattcaatatgaaattttttcttttatttttatgttaattttatttataaaatgaaaaggaaaccaaaagtaaaaataataataaaaatatatatattagaaatatatataatcctTAATTTCTATtcagaaatataaaaaaaaaaaaaaaagaaagaaaaattgtCTTAAGTTATGATAATTTAATCTATtgatataaagaaaaatttaaaaaaaaaatcaaacaaaaaaaaaaaaaaaaaacagtgaaacataaatattaaaaccTAAAAAAATAgcatatattattaaagcaataaataaataaaataatactaaGTAAGCTATAGTGTAAAAAACCAAAGAAATTTTAGATCTTTACCATActttgataaaaaatttatgatttgaaatattcattataaaagcttatttaacttttttattaattcaaaaaaaaaaaaaattatgacaaaattacaaaatattCATTACAATATagcattttttttgattGATTGTTATTTACATCCTCTTGATCATTTAAcgtatttttatcaaaaattttaaaagaaacatTTAAGTTAAAagcttttttaaatatgatttcttcatttttaaaataattaattaaaaagattCCTTGAtgttttttcaaataaatatttattattttatcagAATATGCATTCTTTTTATACTTGCGAAGATAACTATAAATTTGTTCAAAGGCAATAAAATATCTTTCCTCAAGATTTTCTTTTAACGAAaagttttcatttttaaaaaaattataattacaaGATAGCGAATTAAATggagtatatatatttgattcATATCTTAAATAAAGTTGAATAAACAAAATTTCTGTTATATGAGGAATAAATGGATAGAGAATTTTTAGTATtcctttaaaaatatagaatattaaaaaattttttatttttttattattataatcatataaataataatttaaataaaatttggagaaaaaattcattacaaaaatatgaattaaattaataCTTTTGGATATATTATAACATTTCATTTCACATATTATTGACTTTATAGTATCacaatatttttcaaatatgCCAATATCTGATATTTTTTGaactgttttttttaaaaaatcatgAATTTTTTGATTATCACTTAAtagataattatttatttctatatatgACTTAAaagaacaatttttttttataaaatttccAATATTCcaaatttttctaataaatttattactCTTACGAATAAAATTTtctgaaaaaataatatcttCTGTGCTTTTTTGAAGAAAACTAAAAGATAATCTTATAGAATCAATATTTGCATTTTCTAAACATTTATCGTAATATGTGGAATTTTTTTCACTTttgctaattttttttcctgtattatcttttaaaattcCATGAAATTTTACAGTATTAGctaaataacttttttctaaatatttcatttttttatcatataaatattttttgttattactGCTCATATCattattagtattattaatattatcattagTTTTATCCATTTTACTATTGgcattattcatattattattaatattcttCATACTACCGCTAAggatattattatcattctCTTTTTCAGAATATAATATATCCTTtatataatcattttttataaaataattcaaaagaaCAAAACTTCTTATTATCCATGGATACATTATATCTTTACcagtgtaaataaaatcaactaaaaaattctttatttgcaataatttatataaatcaattttattttgatacAAGCAATATAAAAAGTACAAAGAAGAGGAAAACCAGCTATCTAGAAcatcttcttctttttttaggaattctttctttaatttatcgttttcaaaataattagaattaattaaattttcataggcttcatttacattttttccATATACAAAacaagaaaaatttttatatgttaaatcctttttctttgtttcaaaattatcatatttaaataaaggaATATGATGACCAAAATAAATCTGTCTACTTAAAAACCATTCATGATTATTTATTGAATTGTCAAAAAAACAATCTTTAAATTTTGAAGGTATTATAGTAAAATCTTTATTACAACtttcataaaataatttttttaattcatgaTATCTTATACTCCATTGCTCTGATAATGttaatatacatttataatttttatagtaAGCGTTTTTCATAGTACTATTTTTCTGATtcactatttttattaaattatttttttctaatttatgaaaaatgctatttttattttctgtaTTCAAAGTATTTACTTTCTTTTCGTAgtttttatttgtaaaagtataatgctctttatttttgaaatcaTACATGTTCTCATTTTTTAGTGAAAATACAGGTATAAATATATCTGTCTCTTCTTCATCCtcattattaattaatgaggaataaaaaattttttttttatgaaaaattaaaggtATTGCTTTATTTGAAAATGGCaataaaacatatttattttgaaatttttctttcttcgacaaatataaaatagctattaatttatttaaattttcaagaTTTTCCAAttctatattaatataatgtaatttattaattgaattAATTTCCTCTTCATTCAAATAttcaaaatgaaattttttcttatggAAAAATTTTACATCGATTGagtttttgttttctttaatataataattttcattttccttATCATAATATGttctaatattttcttttctattttcagtatacatatattctttaatattACTATTAATATTCTCATGTTCATCATGATTCCTATAGTAACCATCAGTATccttattttcatttgatttatttatgctttttttttctattaaatataatttcaaTTGAAATGTAtctttttgttcttttttaaatattaaatcaaaatttGGAATGATAGTATTTAATTCTTCGCAATAATAAACAGGATAAAATTTGCTTTCtatcaaattatttttatataaaatataaaatgattTATCGACGATATTTTTCATTGGCTCATCCATTgtgttataaaattttttctcaTCAACAagaatattcatttttttcataatttctaatatatttttttttaaattgatttgccatttttttatttcaactAAATActcttctttatttaaattttttttttcaaattttttggAAAACATTTCATGAGCACTTAAACCTCCATGATCAGAACCTattcaaaaaatgaaatggaaataatgaatatgtaaatatatctatatatatgcaattttttatattattaaaattatgaacacgagaatatataaaaatttattaaatcttACCAAAAAAAGGGATAGaatattttgataaaatatgtttattataaagaaaaaaaatattttgataaataaaattaaaaaaatgtccTGCATGTAATTTTCCTGACAAATTAGGTGGTGGATAAATCAGAATAAAAGAATTGGAGTAATTtgctttattaaaattttctatatattgtttttgtctattttttttaaataaataaagatatttaattattgagttgttataaattttatctatttcatcaatattatataagaaaataaaataattaatatacaCACTTAATTTCGTTATATCTCTTCTTAGTATTTCAATGAGTAATTCAtagtttaaaataatataatcctttttaaaaaagccatatctaaaaatatttaccagttcattattctttttacttATTATTTTAAGAATATTGCTTATTAGAAATGACCTATTTTTGTTACATTTTTgtgaaattatatttttattatattcatttttcactttaaaatttaaaaatgattttatatatatatatatgatttgtATATATgaagtaaatatttttatttttgataagTTAAATGgcttaattaatttatatatacttaaatacttttttatattactattttttaaaatattagaaaaatagCGGTtatattcttcattatttcttcttttgatattatatatattaatgttTTTATCTGTATTCTTTGAAACATagctaatatattttttacttttatttaatgtaGTTCTGTTTCTGTaagattttttaataaaaaagtttatttttttaaaacataataatCTATTATATACTTTTGTTAAATGGccaataatataaagaatcaaaaaagtaaaaatttttttcataattttttaaaaaacaaaaaaagtatgatatatatatatatatatattattttatttagttTCTATTGTTTAGAAAAATcctaaatataattatcatttattctcatttttttttttttaattaatttttgctTGAAATTTAGAAAAgcaaattaattttttttacaaagatacataaatatcatatgaaaaatattttaattgaaCAAAACCttaatttcttcattttcttcagtTTACTAATTGATAACAAatcacaatttttttttctttgtattATAGTATATTCAtctgaaaaagaaaaaacgtttatattttccttgtaatttaaaaaaatctatactatttacaaatatatatatatataatgagtCGTAAAGTTTTATATATCATCACAATATTAGATAATTTAGAATATCAAGCAATACAAAAAGTTaaacaaaatgaaattacaaaaaaaaaaagatacagTTGTAATATTACTgctaaaaatttaaaaaagttttaatctataactgttaataatagtcaaaaaaaaaaaaaaaaaataaataaataaataaaaataataccatatattccttaaaaaaaacaaaaattatatacaatAGATAGAAATAAAACGTAAACttcctttttaaaaataaatatcaaTATTGATCCGTggttaaaaaattttaattgatatttaattttttctaattttaagcatattaaaaaataataatttactctctttttttttcttatttatacaaaattatatatatctttcttcaaaatgtttttttatacagccttatttataaagtaaaattcattaaagttttatgtttattt harbors:
- a CDS encoding phosphatidylinositol 3-and 4-kinase, putative, with product MGSSSLPMSQQMYFSTHNALRINEENDVINTLFYEINGNRHISLLIFPFYDVQMLKRLLIKKLNLPGGIKVNDIIIFYKGIKLPNYRIISTYLDNNNRNEKKKRKRVNKLYWAIKDTNPNASIRVIDSKSYPPFFENILNEIKLAFKKNISPKLTMDGTGGTYLLFNGKKKVCSVFKPLDEEAFAPFNPRGYEGKMYQEGFRSGVLSGEGASREIAAYILDNNYNNFSNVPCTIMVEACHPHFNNKSKLKYIDNETNLKWKCGSLQEFIDSKESVGNYDYKQFSIRDIHKIAILDIRVMNLDRNDGNILVSPLKSLKDSYNQFLYRNNQFFSTNNEDILKRIVTIDKKPSRYSLIPIDHGLILPHIMDVAEIDLVWFEWPQTKVPFDDEELHVIFTFDPDKDAEKIRKKLLIREDCIRTMRVCTRLLQIGARMHLNLYEIAKISTRKNIDDESILEHLVKDSIIQAYQMMDYTSLMSTNRLGHILDLAEIKINKKKKNNKSKAIDNIDDKIKKSEDQTEIKKNGRPEAFPNITKSEYDALDNKKINFSGSVSFKEIEENLCIKKNPFLKDNYKQKDSKINTENNSINSSINNSLGNINMCDMNVSNTSNCKENLKKKEDLEEDMKTFSRFYSSKSEIVENSNYSDDNKIMSKQFQNIPNIEISEYNILYKNKKSVKMVNQTNDSSSPVTSFSSTSEYINATTSSTSNSYDSSLNNDYKCNDSKKYDSHNEGLDNNLNLSDNKSLFHNGQIIKSKFKKKKKKREKKKKEEKEKEKKEEEKEGEKRKEREEKDEEDEDEDEDDDEEEEEENDDDDETFKKPSGTIKRISENTGTAYRNIEMNKINSIWVIRDKNNKIINVKWENKIFEKLFFETFENYVKKYINDYHPNWKNYPYNGDEITSIKHSYLNSIK
- a CDS encoding valine--tRNA ligase, putative; this encodes MKKIFTFLILYIIGHLTKVYNRLLCFKKINFFIKKSYRNRTTLNKSKKYISYVSKNTDKNINIYNIKRRNNEEYNRYFSNILKNSNIKKYLSIYKLIKPFNLSKIKIFTSYIQIIYIYIKSFLNFKVKNEYNKNIISQKCNKNRSFLISNILKIISKKNNELVNIFRYGFFKKDYIILNYELLIEILRRDITKLSVYINYFIFLYNIDEIDKIYNNSIIKYLYLFKKNRQKQYIENFNKANYSNSFILIYPPPNLSGKLHAGHFFNFIYQNIFFLYNKHILSKYSIPFFGSDHGGLSAHEMFSKKFEKKNLNKEEYLVEIKKWQINLKKNILEIMKKMNILVDEKKFYNTMDEPMKNIVDKSFYILYKNNLIESKFYPVYYCEELNTIIPNFDLIFKKEQKDTFQLKLYLIEKKSINKSNENKDTDGYYRNHDEHENINSNIKEYMYTENRKENIRTYYDKENENYYIKENKNSIDVKFFHKKKFHFEYLNEEEINSINKLHYINIELENLENLNKLIAILYLSKKEKFQNKYVLLPFSNKAIPLIFHKKKIFYSSLINNEDEEETDIFIPVFSLKNENMYDFKNKEHYTFTNKNYEKKVNTLNTENKNSIFHKLEKNNLIKIVNQKNSTMKNAYYKNYKCILTLSEQWSIRYHELKKLFYESCNKDFTIIPSKFKDCFFDNSINNHEWFLSRQIYFGHHIPLFKYDNFETKKKDLTYKNFSCFVYGKNVNEAYENLINSNYFENDKLKKEFLKKEEDVLDSWFSSSLYFLYCLYQNKIDLYKLLQIKNFLVDFIYTGKDIMYPWIIRSFVLLNYFIKNDYIKDILYSEKENDNNILSGSMKNINNNMNNANSKMDKTNDNINNTNNDMSSNNKKYLYDKKMKYLEKSYLANTVKFHGILKDNTGKKISKSEKNSTYYDKCLENANIDSIRLSFSFLQKSTEDIIFSENFIRKSNKFIRKIWNIGNFIKKNCSFKSYIEINNYLLSDNQKIHDFLKKTVQKISDIGIFEKYCDTIKSIICEMKCYNISKSINLIHIFVMNFFSKFYLNYYLYDYNNKKIKNFLIFYIFKGILKILYPFIPHITEILFIQLYLRYESNIYTPFNSLSCNYNFFKNENFSLKENLEERYFIAFEQIYSYLRKYKKNAYSDKIINIYLKKHQGIFLINYFKNEEIIFKKAFNLNVSFKIFDKNTLNDQEDVNNNQSKKMLYCNEYFVILS